The genomic interval GTCAAATGGAGAAAATGTAGGGCTAGTCTCCATTTGGGGCAGTTTGCTGTGGGtgaaaaagaagcagcagcaataGTGGAGTTCTCCCCCGGCTCAAATGTTCTCACTGAGCCCCTCCATCCCTCCAAACACAGCTAGACAGATACCCGGATAGCGAAGGGAAGGGGGTACCCAATGTCTTTAATACCTGATACAGGAATCTGGCTCTTCTTGGCAGTTCACGTTGCACATGAAGCGCTCCCAGTGCAGCCAGCCCATGGTAGGGGTCATCGCTAAGCCGTTGTTCAGAGCCCGGGTCCCAGGGACGCCCCAGAGAACCAAGGCCAGGCAGCAAAAGGCCAGCGCGCAGCCCAGCCGTGTGACTCTGCTCATCAAGTTCATCGTCGCTGTCACCTGTGCGACACAGGTTTCCCCGAGTCACCTGAGCTTTTAAGTTTAACCTTAAGGGCTAAAAAGGCGGAGGCGGCCCGCGGAATCCGATTTCAGCCTCATCACCAATCACCGGTGAGTTATTAAGCAATGACGCGACTGTTTCTCCGGCAACTGGGACGGTTATCCCCAGAGGCGGACCAATGACCAGTCACAGAAGACGCACCGCCACCAATCACGCGCTGCCTTTCTGGATATCGACCCGCCCTATTTTCCTACAGAAGGAAGTGCTGCACTTTAATGATCCCCAGTTAAAGCTGAGCGGCGCTCACGTGACCGAGATCTCACATGACGTAGATCCTCACGTGATCAATCGCTTACGTGAGCAGAAGTAGTTCTGGTCGTCGTCTACCGTCTCGCTATAGCCGTTtgagggaagaaagaggaaaattatCCGGTATCGTTAGAGGTTGGTGTGTGGGTGGGATCCGGGGACCCGGGGGTGGTGATGATGAAGGCCAAAGCGGGGTCCGCGGGCCGCCTCCGCCTTTTTCGTTCCCTGCTTTCCCctcccccgctccctcctcccccccatCTCAGTGCCGGGAAGCCGCCTTTGCTGCGCCTGGTGGGGAAATGGTGGACGTTCGTGACTGTGTCTGTGTTtttgtatatctgtctgtctgggCGGGTCTCAAAGGACCCTTAAGAGAATCCGTAAGCAGAAAAACGTTTGAAAACCACGTCCCCGGATTAGGAAAAACAGATCTTGAGACCAGTGGTCTGAATGCAGGTCCATCCATTCAGGCACTCAGTCTCCAGTGCCTAATTGTCTGTCTGTTTGTAGGGGGAGGCACCAAGCGAATTTGATCTGTAGAGTCACATCTAGGCAAATGCTGCGTGCCTGACAGAGGCGCCCAATGAATGTTTTTactgaattaaatatttaaataatgtttatttctCTGCTCATAACAATCTACATGTTCAATTTTGGACATTCGCAAAAAAACAGTatactataaattaaaaaaaatacatgtaattcCTCACCCGGAGATAACTACTCAGCATTTTGGTCTGTAAAAAGTCTGTACATaagacacacataaatacacaaatTCTTAATTCACAAATGGAATCCTGGTTCCTTCAGGCAGCGGAGTCCTCGTGGCCTTCCCAGGAGACACAGTCATGAAGCAGAACCTCCCTGCCACTACAGAGGGGACGTGGAGGCCTAGCGTGCAGCCGGGACATTGAATGGGATGGGTGATCCAAGAGATAAGGCAGGCAAAAAGCAGAGCGTGTATCTGTCACTCAGACCTAAAGATGGTCTATAGGGAGACAGTTATCGCTGCAGATGCAGCGCTCCAGGCACATAATAGGCAACTAGTAAAAGTTGACTTGAATCCTCAGTGTAGTTTTAGGGCAGTTATTACACTTTGTACTTTCTCTCGCAGAAGCCCAGTGTTCCCAGACCATGTCAGATAAGCCATCCACatacaaaattagaaaattttataaaatttgctaaACCAAATCCCCGAAAAGTaagcattttgttttatgtattattttttgctGAAATAAAAGTAATCACTCTCAATAGAAAATTAAGAATGcacaaaaaattgaaaaacaaattgaGAAAGCCATAAAACTACCACTCATTAATTAACCACTATTTATTAACATGTGACAAATTCCCCACGCATGTACTTTTTCTAACATAGTTTTTTTTATTCCAGTtacagtggtttttaaaaattaaaactatatagACTCGTATAGGTTAAAAAGTGAAAATCCACCTCACACTTCCTACCCTCCAGTTATTTTCTCAAAAACAACTTATATGTTTCCAGAACTTCTATGCATCTGCATACATGTATGCATGCctgcttatattttaaaataagtatgatCATACTATGCATAGTCCTTCActtaatatattttggaaatctagGTCAGGGCAgatctttatttttcaaacagcTGCATGGCATTCCATTTTAAGGATAAAGTATAATTCATTCAGCCTTCCCCCTGTTGATGGGTAATTAGGTTCCTAATTTTCTGCCATTACTAACAGTGTTGCAGTGAACATTTATGAGTATTTCTGTTGACCAGTTTCCTGGAAGGAATTCTAGCAGGGTCAAAGGATATGTGAACATAcgtcttttttattgttgagacTATAAAATAGCTATGATCTTGGGTCACTTAAGATTATAGCATAAGTAATTTCTCATGCTattagatatttttataatttttatagtgtgtaatattttatctttcttaatAAAATACCTTTCAAAGAATATATAGTTCTATAAATCTCCATCTGAATTTCAGATCATCTCTTTATGGCACATAACTGGAGGTGGATTTACTGTATCAAAAGGCGTGATAAATATTTCCAATTGCTTTCCAGAAATACTATCTCAACTTTCACTCCTCTGGGAGTGTATTAGTTTGTGACCCTGAATATCAGCATTGACTTATCCTCCCTGTTTAATTTTCACTGTCTTAATGGGTGAAAAATGGCAATTAATTCTGGTTTTAGCTTGCATTTCTGATGATTGATGAGGTTTGAACATTTCCCAGACTCCTCTTCTGTAGCCTTACATCTGTACTGCCTCTGTATTTAATGTTACGAAGTCCCACAGGGTCCACTGCTTTGAATACATTGATCACACCTTTCTTCCCgtttttaaaaactgctgttGTCTTAGGTGAATCCCTTTACCTATCTCTTAAGAGGCAGGGTTCTAACTGATCTTGCTAGCGTcaccccgccccccccacccccgcgggGGGGGCTCTCATTTGAGAGCTACACTGTTGCCATGGCGATCTTTCTGAAAGGTTCTGATTACTTCACTCTCCGCCCCTCACTCTCCGCCCCTCACTTCCCTCCCCTCACttccctcccctcacctccctttcctctctcttctcccctcagtCCCCTATTTAAAACCTCCCAAAAGGCCCATAGCCCCTTGTCTACCAGTTAAGACCTTCGGGATCTGATCTCCACCTAGCcagccttctctcctgccttGCCGCCTTCTATTTTATGCTCCATCATAATTTTTGAAATTTGTGGATCCCTGAGCCGGTTAGTCCTTTTCATTTAGCCATTCTATGCCAACCGATAGAATTGATCAGCCAGTCCCTGCTTTATAACGCCTTTTCACCCTGCACAGAATCCTGTCATAGCAGGGATAAtgtttatttgtccttttgtctTTAGTAAAGATGTACTGTGCCCCTGTAGGACCATGAGCTCTTTCAGGGCTTATTGATCCTTGTGTGCCAGAGCTAACTTTCTGGACCTGGcaactgaaaaatgtaaaatgaaggcGTGAGTTCCCCATAATGTCTTTTTCCCATTTCTCTCTTAGGCCTTTTTATTTCcctgattttattaatttctatGAGGTTATTTTTTGTATACTAAGGATAGTGATGTACTTGTTGTAGATATCACAAGTGTATTGTTTGTCTTTTATGTTTAATCTTACTTTTGATGTaatgaagtttttcatttttatgtaatcAGACATAGCTATCTTTTGTTGATAATCTTCCACTGATTTCGTTGCCATTAATttgtatatcttttcattttctgactATGATGTTTATGTGTGGTCAATGTGGAAAACTTAGAACATACAGAAatgtccaaagaaaacattctttgagacAGAAAGCTCCCATAATCCTATCCCCCAGAAATAGCCACCATTAATGGTATCCAACACATAATAGGTATTGagtaaatagttgttgaatgaatgacttgaAAATTTGGTGAAGTCTTTTTGTTTATACATATGTCTTACAAAAAAGCTATCAGTGTAATTGAGTTTTCTATTAATAGTTTGCTTTCTTTTACTGTATCATGAACATTTTTCCATGACAATAGTCTTTATCTTTTTTCAGCTACACCGAAATTACATTGAGCCGATCTTGCCACCAAGAGCCCAACAGTCACCATGATGCTAGGcacagaaggcagggaggggttcGTGGTGAAGGTCAGGGGCCTACCCTGGTCCTGCTCAGCCGATGAAGTGATGCGCTTCTTCTCCGATTGCAAAATCCAAAATGGTACATCAGGTATTCGTTTCATCTACACCAGAGAAGGCAGACCAAGTGGCGAAGCATTTGTCGAACTTGAATCCGAAGATGAAGTGAAGCTGGCtttgaagaaggacagagaaacCATGGGACACAGATATGTTGAAGTATTCAAGTCCAACAGTGTTGAAATGGATTGGGTGTTGAAGCATACAGGTCCGAATAGTCCTGATACTGCCAATGATGGCTTCGTCCGGCTTAGAGGACTCCCATTTGGCTGTAGCAAGGAAGAGATTGTTCAATTCTTTTCAGGGTTGGAAATTGTGCCAAATGGGATGACACTGCCGGTGGACTTTCAGGGGCGGAGCACAGGGGAGGCCTTTGTGCAGTTTGCTTCCCAGGAGATAGCTGAAAAGGCCTTAAAGAAACACAAGGAAAGAATAGGGCACAGGTACATTGAGATCTTCAAGAGTAGCCGAGCTGAAGTCCGAACCCACTACGACCCACCTCGAAAGCTCATGGCTATGCAGCGGCCAGGTCCCTATGATAGGCCAGGGGCTGGCAGAGGGTATAATAGCATTGGCAGAGGGGCTGGGTTTGAAAGGATGAGGCGCGGTGCCTATGGTGGAGGGTATGGAGGCTATGATGATTATGGTGGCTATAATGATGGGTATGGCTTTGGATCTGATCGATTTGGAAGAGACCTCAATTACTGTTTTTCAGGAATGTCTGATCATAGATATGGAGATGGTGGGTCCAGTTTTCAGAGCACCACAGGGCACTGTGTGCACATGAGGGGATTACCTTACAGAGCCACTGAGAATGATATTTACAATTTTTTCTCGCCTCTTAACCCCATGAGAGTACACATTGAAATTGGGCCTGATGGCAGAGTTACTGGTGAGGCAGATGTTGAGTTTGCTACTCATGAAGATGCCGTGGCAGCTATGGCAAAAGACAAAGCTAACATGCAACACAGATACGTGGAGCTCTTCTTGAATTCTACCGCAGGCACAAGCGGGGGAGCTTATGATCACAGCTATGTAGAGCTCTTTTTGAATTCTACAGCAGGGGCAAGTGGTGGTGCTTATGGTAGCCAAATGATGGGAGGGATGGGCATATCCAACCAGTCTAGTTACGGGGGTCCTGCTAGCCAGCAGCTGAGTGGTGGCTACGGAGGTGGTTACGGTGGTCAGAGCAGCATGAGTGGATATGACCAAGTTCTGCAGGAGAACTCCAGTGACTATCAGTCTAACCTCGCTTAAGAGAGAAAGAGCAATAAACAACTGCAACAGAAACAAAAGCTGTGCATTTATGGGAGTTGaatggagtgggagagatgtcAGGCATATCCAGTGTGATTGGTAAACGGGAAATATCATTGATTCTGATCACTCTTGGTCAgctagcttctttctttctttctttctttctttctttctttctttctttcttactttccttctttctttctttctcttttttttttaaagaaaacaagcaaaaattatGTTTAACAGTTTTGCATTACAGGCTTGTGATTCATGCTTACTGTAAAGTGGAAGTCAAGATTGTTTTAAAACTTCAAGCTCAGTAATTTTGAACACTGAAACATTCATCTAGGATGTAATAACAAAGTTCAGTATTGACCATAACTGTTAAAACAACTTCCAGCTTTCCTCAAGTTAGTTATGTTGTAGGAGTGTACCTAAGCAGTAAGCATATTTAGGTTAAAGCAATTTCACTTATGTTAAATGTTGCTCTTATACCACAATCCATTGAAAACTTTGGATGCATGTtgagaaacatgcttttctgtaAAACTCAAATATAGGAGCTGTGTCTACGATAATAAAGTGAAAACATTTGGCATGTTTGTTAATTCTAGCTTTTTGGTTTAATATCCTGTAAGGCACGTGAGTGTacacatttactttttttaaaaaagctccaAGACAATTTTGAGATGTAATACCAATACTTTAGGAGTTTGGTCATGTTGTTTGTATGAAATTCTGAGGCTTTGATTTAAATCTTTCCTTGTATTGTGATTTCCATTAGATGTATTGTACTAAGTGAAACTTGTTaaataaatcttccttttaaaaactggaaatatcTTGTATGGCTTGATTTTTATTATGTTCtattgtatgagctatttattttGTACAGTCCTCTGCTGCtgaaatttaaattgtttttaaacttttaattattaGAAACATACCTTAGTGTCTTTATACACACATCATTGCATATATCATTAATTATTTCTAAGattcctggaagtggaattgctatgtcaaaagttcatacatttttaaggcttttgattTATATTACCAGAAAGATCATAGTGCTCTTTCCACTAGGagtgtatgtttttttttattttcctccagaGCCGCCTCAATGATGCACATTATTCTGTTTGATCTTGCCAAGTATGTTAGTTGAAAAATGGTGTCcgattattattttaatttgtatgtcTTAGATTAATATTGAGGTGGAGCATGTTTCTGTTTCTATGTTTATCATCACCACATCCATAGGACTCTTGAGCTACTCTGGAGACATGCTTTATCAAGACAGCATTTTCCAAAATCCAAAGAACTAGAAGCACATAAATAATCCTCTCCCTTTCATTTAACCATAGATTAGAAGATAAAAGACacttttatatgtttaaaaaaataggccTATGTTATAGGAATAATTCCATCTCTTCCGTGGATTCAGTAAGAGAGTCTCCAAACAGCCTTTAAGGTTTTTCCAGGGCATTTAAAGCTTGTTTTAAACCAATGGTTTTCAAACTTCAGTGCACACCGGAATAATCTtcagggcttgttaaaacattGGTTACTGGGCCTCACTCCTAGAGTTTCTGAAATTCGGTAGTTCAGGGCTGGTGCTTGAGATTCTGCTGATGCTGCTGTTCTCATGACTGTTTTGTGACCTATCATAGTCCTCTAATGGCCAATGGCCTATAAACACTAAAATGGAAACTTTAAAAAGCTGCTTCCTTCCTGATCCCTGATTGCCCTATTTTCCTGTAACAAGTAGTTTAAACTTCGTATTAAAGTAAAAATTGCATATGATTATTGACAATAGCTTGCACTTCCCTGGAGTACTTTGAAAGCCTGTGACATCTGGGGTATCTTAGACTTCTGCTCATATCATAGTGGCCATTAACAATTACACCTCCCAATGCCCTTCAGACCTGGACACCCTCAGGTTAGTACCAGCTGCATCTGAACtaatacagacttttttttttgtagatctCCTGACTAGCCTGCAAGTGGATTGCTATCCTTGGTCTGTTTAGAGCTTGAGGCCCAGAGAAATGCTCTGAGATAGGAAGCAAATACCAAATTGGTATTACCTGACACCATTTTATTAAAGGACACTTTTTAACTGAAAACCATTCATGCTGAGAATACAGTAGGAGGTGATTTGAGATTCTTCGGTGACGTCTAATTTCTGTCACAGCTTCCAAGAGAGCAAGAAACCCATTTTGACTCATACTGAGCCATTTACCTTGCTCTCCTAAGTCCTTCAGGAAGCCTTTCTCAGAGAGTTCACAAATGGATGTTTTTGCTTTCCAGGCTGCTCAGTTAATTTTCCAGAAAGTTCTGTTAAGTATGAGCAAAGATTCTCCAGTTAGCCACTAGATGTCACTAAATCGCAAGAAAGGATTGGCTGAGCCCTGCAGTTAATGGTGTTTCCTTCCTCTTTGCTGGataagaaaactcagaaaggcTAAGGGAAGCAGTTAAAAGAGGGAGACCCTGGAGGTCAGTGGTCCGCATAAGAGGTGTGGAAAGTGACAGCAGTTCTTGTGGAGACAGCAGCACAGATgcttgtgtgcacacacacacacaaaaccacctTTAATTCTCAAATCTAACACTACTCAGGAGAGTTTCCTGGGAGGTAAAGTGGGCAACCCACATATACCCCGCAACCACCAAATCCGGATTCATTTTAGTCTGCACCGGGGGGCTGCTTGGCAAAATCAGCCTGAAAGTTTGCAGCCACAACAATCATGGCATAAGGGAGTCTGCACTGATGGCTTATGCCAGTGTTTCCCCAAGTGCCATTCCTGCCAGTAGCGTCAGCAGACCTAGGAACTTGGTATAAgtgcaaattctcaggctccaTCGCAGACTGACTGACCCAGAAAGTCTGCGGGCGGGACGCAAAaatttgtgttttaacaagcGTTACAGGCGATTCTGATGCTCAGAACCACTGGCTTATGTATGGATTTCCTTATTCCCCCGTTCATTTATTCctacattcattcatccaaccatAAAGGAGGTCACTAAACCAGAGACAATCCTATCTGTAAGCATGTCTTACCATCTGTACCTCAACAACCTCCCATGCTGCAAATTGATACGAAAATCCACTGCAATTCTTTCACTAATCAAGGTCCTTTTCCTTCAAGGAAAATTCCTAATCTGTCAGCAAAAAGTAAAGGTTTCTTCAAGATGAGCCTCGAGGGCTGTTGCAAAACAGATAGCTGCTGATGGAATGAAATTCCACTCGCTCTGATACCAGGCTTGGACTGTCACGAGGGCCGTTTCACAACCTGCTCCCACATTGACCTAAATTCAGTCTTGTGAATGGAAAACACGCATGTCTTTGGGGTCACGAGGTTAGCGCGATGCAGGACCCCATTCGGGGGATGAGGGACGGTTAGGTTGTGCCTGGAGTCTGTCTGTGGAAGGACCTTTTCCAAGGGTCctttttctcactctctctctccccctctccttcctgccccctctCCTTTGCACAGGGCTTGTTTCTCATACGCTTCTCATACGCGCAATGTCATTACGTGTCAATGCCGTGCccactttagagatgaggaaactgaatctcAGGGAGGGTAAGCATCAACCTTGTCTTTgggaaagaagcaggatgctggagaggaggaggaaatgacggctggcagggaaggagaaggaaatggCTCAGATCCGCAGGGGATGGTGAAAGAGTAGCTGTGTCCTGGGACCTGAGTGGGGAGGGTGGCGGTGACCAGCGCTGGGTTCAGCTCCTCTTCTATCGTTCCCCAGCCAGCAGTCCCCTTTTCCGCGCCCCTCCCTCCGCAGTCAGCCAAGGGGGCGGGGAAAGGGTCGGGTAGGGGCGTCTCCGGAGGGCAAAGGGAGAATCTGGTAAGAACGCGTTCTTCCTTATCCCCTCCTGCCTTCCAGAGACCCTCCATCCCTCATCCCGGCCCTCCCAGTGTATTTTCTCTCCCGAGTGGGTCGGGGAAGAGGCCAGGCAATGGCGGCTGCGGTACCCGGGCTGGCCGCTGCCGAGGCGGCGTGGTCAGCGTGTTGACCGAGTGCCCAGGCAGcggggaggaaagggaggaaggggaggaaggggaggaaggcgAAGCCGGTGTCCTCCCAGCTCTGAGAGGGGAGACAATTATTTTGCTGTCTGGGTCATGTTAAGGCTGGCTCTTGCAGATGAAAAAGTTaatagtcaatctaagaaagaaatagaaaattttatttgagctaACCTGAGGATTAGAACCTGGGGGACCATTTCTCAGATAGTTCTGAGCACTGTTTCAAAGAGGTAAAGAGGGAGATTttagagaaaggaaaagtgagagctgtgagtttcagttttagGCGGGGACTTATTGAGAACCATAGCTCTGGAGATAacctctcagagagctctgaggaactgctctgaagaggttaAGAGAGGAGGTCAGCATATAGATGATTTGGCAAAGGGGGCATGTGCAAACATGCACACATCTTGGCAGACGGTTGCTGCTAGTCACGAGGAACGGGATATCTTAGTTAATAGTTGCAATGCTTTTCTAAGtagggaagatgcaagaatccagGTTCAAAAGCAGTTTCTCCTGAAACATCTAATTATGTGAACTATCTAAGTATctatgaaaatatctaactatgcCAGTTTTGTCAGAGCAGAGTTTCTCATTCCTGATCTCTaccctgaattcctttcagggtgtgttaaatgtcagtgactgcagtggctaaTAACTCAATCTTTGTAGAAGTTGGTGGTAAGTGACTTTAGTTCTcactcttcctcccctcccaccatGATCATCAATTCAACCAAGATTTGGGAGGCATTTCATGACCATTTTGTCTCACAGTGTTAGGAATGCTTATTCCCAGGTCAGACCAGGATTTCGTTGATAGGCCACACTCAATGTGCTATTACTGGACTAGGCCCTATTAACAGTAACCAAAAGCCTCTGGACCACATGTCATACTAGTCTGTTATGGTCCAGGAAAGGATCCCCTCCTGTTGCTTCTTCCCATGTCTAGAGTTACACTATTACAATCATTGGTCTTATAGAACTATATTTGGTCAATTGTTTCAAGTCTCCTAGCCACCATTATTGTTATCAGAGGCTCAGTCATGCATTTGGTAATGCAAGAAACAACAATCCTGTAAAACTGGCAGAACATAAGTAACATAACTAATAACATTAATAGTgttataagtaaatatttaagccAAGAACTTCCATTAGGTACGGCACAGTATATCTCCAGGTCATCTGACCTAGTCTGTTCCATACCGATTTCTATCTTTAAGGTAATGATATACTGGCATTTTTCAAGCTCAATTACCTATTGTTATTAGGCTGATTATCTTTAGCATGGTTCAATTATTCCCAACATTAGGGGGCTTTAAAGTTAGATGACTATAGCCTGGTGTTAACCATATAAATCCATCCCATAACTGAGGGAGGTTATATTCTTTGAAATTTAGCTCATTGCTTTGATTGAGCTTGagtaactttaaaagaaaagtcATACTTATGGTCATGGTCAAAGCAAGTATGATTCATTGGCCCAGTGAGGGGGTCCCATCTAGTAATATCAATAGTGGCCTGAGCGGAACTATAACTTCTTTCTTCTAGAATAAATTTCCTACGGGCCATCAAATTAGAGCCTTAGAGAGGAGAAATCCACCAAGGTAACCTAGAAGTACTTGATGTAGGTAATTACCATAAACCCCCAAATtggattaatttaaaaattctgcatAGGATTTGTGCCCATGACAGAAAAGCATTGATTTATGCAGAAGTCCAAGAAATTAAGAAAGTACTATAATCACATGGGTTGGGTCCAGCATCTTGGGATAGCTATCTACTTCTAATGTCATCTTCTCATCCTGGTGTGGGTGTAGTTTCTCCTCTGAGTGTTGTTTTAAGGTGATTTTGAGGTCAGCAGTCCTCTCTATAGACCAGTCCAATACAGGAGCACTTTCTAAGTGGGAAATATGAATCCAAGAGTCAATTCCCTTCAGTTTTGCTGTGCGTGagctagttaagagtacctgttGTGGGTCCTTCCACCTGGGTTGGAGATTGTTCTTTAAATGATGTCttttccagtatgtataatctcCTAGTTGCAGGCCACAAGGCATCTGATCTTCACTCCAAGGTAGATTACTGTGATAAGCTTTAGAAACAAACTTAGAATGcccttttaataatttaattggaCTTTACAATAGTGAAACATTGCAACAAGGAGCCATCTAGGAAGTGAGTCTTCGGTAGTAAATACCAAACGTCAGCACTGGAATTTAATATCTACAAaggtaaattattaaaatatatttttttctctctatcaAATACAGCCAAATTGAGactaatttgtttgcaaaataagtcTGGTTTCAACAAACTTGGCCTGATTATTTACATATGTGTAACTGATCATGCAGGCTTTAAAAAAAGGCACAAAGATCTAATTATAATgcaattgac from Vicugna pacos chromosome X, VicPac4, whole genome shotgun sequence carries:
- the HNRNPH2 gene encoding heterogeneous nuclear ribonucleoprotein H2 is translated as MMLGTEGREGFVVKVRGLPWSCSADEVMRFFSDCKIQNGTSGIRFIYTREGRPSGEAFVELESEDEVKLALKKDRETMGHRYVEVFKSNSVEMDWVLKHTGPNSPDTANDGFVRLRGLPFGCSKEEIVQFFSGLEIVPNGMTLPVDFQGRSTGEAFVQFASQEIAEKALKKHKERIGHRYIEIFKSSRAEVRTHYDPPRKLMAMQRPGPYDRPGAGRGYNSIGRGAGFERMRRGAYGGGYGGYDDYGGYNDGYGFGSDRFGRDLNYCFSGMSDHRYGDGGSSFQSTTGHCVHMRGLPYRATENDIYNFFSPLNPMRVHIEIGPDGRVTGEADVEFATHEDAVAAMAKDKANMQHRYVELFLNSTAGTSGGAYDHSYVELFLNSTAGASGGAYGSQMMGGMGISNQSSYGGPASQQLSGGYGGGYGGQSSMSGYDQVLQENSSDYQSNLA